agaaacaaggaggtggttttaatgttatggctgatcagtgtatatttacccATCATTTCCTTCTCTTCTCCACCCAGAGGGAGCAACCTAACATTTTAAGAGTTCACCTCCCTTCTCTTACagcagacagatactttattcatCCCGAGGGAAATTTAGGTCTCACACAGTCTCATAATCACTCCTCATTCACTACAGTTGATGGTGTGACCTGAACTCCTGAAATGTTATGGTGTTATGTGAGTAAACACCAATATCACTCAACTAAATAACACAAATCAGTTGTGCATAAATGACTAAAACCGAGCTTTCTCTAATGTATCACTATTTCTCTTGGCAGAACTTCTTTAATGTAATAAGAGCTAGATTTTCAGCCATGAACTCTTTCAGGTCTTAAAGTATTTCTACCGGTTTAGATCAGGACTTAAGCTACATTACTCCAGTGCAGATGTGGATGAGCTTGTGTTTTGGATTACTGACCTGCTGCATAACATACCTGTACTTAAACGTCTTCTTTATGGAGGTTGTTCATAAATAGCTGCTGCATGTCTTGCTCCCTCTGAGAAGACAGACAGAACATCAGAACATGCAGTACAGTCTAATAGTGGTGGGTATAACAAAAATTAGTTTTGAATAAATTACCCCATTTTCCAGAACTACAGGGTGCTCTGGTAAAAAGTTAGGTTTTTTTTTCGCCATTGGTGAACTAGCCAGGCTTATTAGGACATCTCTGCTGTATGAAATCCTTTCtagttgaataaataaaacagttcaGTGTGTCAGCTGCATTTGGGCATTTATTTCTTCAAAGCATTTAAAGAACGTCAGCACCTGTGTTGCCAAGgtttttattgtaaatgtatttgttttccAGTTCTAGATATgatacttttgtttaaaaaaaaaaaaaaaacacattttactttttaaagcaTGAATCATACTATTTAAAGACATGGACACATAATTATTCAAGCCATTTTCTAAAATAACCACTAAGAGTAACTTTACCAATAAGAAGTGACCAAAActgtataaattaataataatatacactgatcagccataacattaaaaccacctccttgtttctacactcactgtccatgttatcagctccacttaccatataggagcactttgtagttctacaattactgactgtagtccatctgtttctctacatacctttttagcctgctttcaccctgttctttaatggtcaggacccccaaagagcaggtattatttaggtggtggatcattctcagcactgcagtgacactgacatggtggtggtgtgttagtgtgtgttgtgctggtatgagtgtataagacacagcagcgctgctggagtttttaaacacctcaatgtcactgctggactgagaatagtccaccaaccaaaaatatccagccaacagcgccccgtgggcagcgtcctgtgactactgatgaaggtctagaagatgaccgactcaaacagcagcaatagatgagccatcgtctctgactttacatctacaaggtgaaccaactaggtaggagtgtttattagagtggacagtaagtggacacggtattaaaaaactccagcagcgatgatgtgtctgatccactcataccagcacaacacacactaacacaccaccaccatgtcagtgtcactgcagtgctaagaatgatccaccacctaaataatacctgctctgtggtggttctgtggtggtcctgaccattgaaaaacagggtgaaagcaggataaaaaggtatgtagagaaacagctggactacagtcagtaattgtagaactacaaagtgcttctatatggtaagtggagctgataaaatggacagtgagtgtagaatgttatggctgatcagtgtataaccatTAGCTGTGAGTATTTTTGGTttatattcactcattcattttctcATTAACATTATAAACTGTCTTGAAGAAACAATATAGACCTGCGTGCAATTTGGACGTCTCACCCACTTGGGAGCATGCATCTGAGACCAGTCTGACCTGAACAGCTGCATAAACAAATAGAAAGATGTGAACTTAATAGCAAAGCCAAAGCAGAAGATTAAAAGCATAAACTCAAACATTCTCATTAGATTTAGGAAAATACAAAACTATGTATTGCTGTGATTTGGCACAGCTGTCATACACTATTATCTGTCACTGTCAGGGTTTCGTTTTACCACAGCCTGCAGCAAACTTGAAAATCATTCCACTCTTTTGTGTCACTCTGGATGACTACAGTGTTCTCAGATTGTAGTTCATAGAAGTTCAGtcattttttgtgttatttgtaGGTTTTGGCATGTCCAAGAAGGTTGAGATGGAAGAGTGCCACAGGCAACAAGTTTTAGGTATTACATGAAAAGTAATTATGCCATATAAACATACACATGTGTACTGtacaataaattttttttcctCTGATCCCAACTCATTTTGAACCTGGGGTCAacgtgcagggtcagccattgtactacACCCCTGGAGCTATGGGTGGTAAAAGCCTTGTTAAAGGGTCCAACGGTAGGGCTGGTATTCAAACCCATGATCTTGCGATTCAgaactctacccactaagctacccaCTGTTCCATATTAATTTTAGAATATTTGCATTTTGAGGTTTATCTCAAGTCGCTTTGATTTTTACCCTCGTGTTTATGTATTCTCCTAGTGTCTGAAAACTGCCACCTACCTGGCTTGGCAGGTCCTTGAATTTGGCTGTGAAGCTTGAGAATTTCATAAAACTGTTCCACTCTAATTGTGTTCACCTGTAAGTGACGGGAGAAAAAAAACCTCACACCAATACAAAAGCATGAACATTAGCATTTTAGAGTATGATGTATAAAAAGACAGCCTCACTGCTCTCTCTGCTGGTTTCTCCAACGAATCGGCCACTATGGGGGGACAGTTGCAGtctagcggttagggtactggactagtaatcaaaaggtcattggttcaagccccaccactgtcagattgccactgttgggcccttgagcaaaacccttaaccctcaattccttagacaatatactgtcacagtactgtaagtactttggataaaagcatctgctaaatgccaaaaatgtaaatgtttcaatTCAATTTATCTGGTTCTCTACAGATGACAAAATTCAGCACAGATCAAAGTTTTAACAAAATGGACCCTAATCTGTTTTtagaaatgtacatttttggctTTTTTCACATGCACCATCTCATGGTTTTATGTCACAAAGTAATATGGTTGTGGTGAAAAAACATGATATGCTGCTGTTGCTCACCTAATAACCACTACATTTAAAATCCTATAACACCATGCTCACCTTGATTAATATTAAGCCTCCGTAGAGGCCTTGCCGGCTCAACGTGTCTAAATCTTCTCTGTGCCAGCTCCATCCTTTAGAAAAAATAGGTTATGATAACACTGACATATTTTATGTAACTTCATATAATTTGTAGAGCTTTTAAAAGTACACAAAGCTGCACTACAGAGATTTAGGTCCAGTGCCCTAATCAGCAATCATTTCAAGTGTAAAATTCACACTCAACAAGTGATTGATGCTGTTCTTATTAATTAGTAAGCAACATTATAAGCTTAAATAATTGtgccaaataaaaacagtgaatGTATGATTAGTGCTTCGTTACATTTAGGATGCAGGTAGATCCATGCTTAATGGAAAAAGCAAGTGTAGCTATTATGTGTTAAATAAACTACACATATGTGTCTGTACATATACATCAGTTTAATACAg
This DNA window, taken from Trichomycterus rosablanca isolate fTriRos1 chromosome 3, fTriRos1.hap1, whole genome shotgun sequence, encodes the following:
- the gra gene encoding uncharacterized protein C8orf88 homolog isoform X1; its protein translation is MRGFGCNPAVKSRLSFRRASAWIVRNNIGARPTTTPDQGWSWHREDLDTLSRQGLYGGLILIKVNTIRVEQFYEILKLHSQIQGPAKPAVQVRLVSDACSQVGETSKLHAERISYSRDVLISLASSPMAKKKPNFLPEHPVVLENGREQDMQQLFMNNLHKEDV
- the gra gene encoding uncharacterized protein C8orf88 homolog isoform X2 yields the protein MELAQRRFRHVEPARPLRRLNINQVADSLEKPAERAVNTIRVEQFYEILKLHSQIQGPAKPAVQVRLVSDACSQVGETSKLHAERISYSRDVLISLASSPMAKKKPNFLPEHPVVLENGREQDMQQLFMNNLHKEDV